A stretch of the Drosophila sulfurigaster albostrigata strain 15112-1811.04 chromosome 2L, ASM2355843v2, whole genome shotgun sequence genome encodes the following:
- the LOC133835059 gene encoding uncharacterized protein LOC133835059 has protein sequence MALKHYNFSLQESNKLLRPCWIAGQYKWATTQSAKHLALDEIRSANVVNCCKQIKDIIEHNQNSDDENELCKRSVAFSDIARLTIGVSFIYNHQVSSLLNDTKRLLNQIKGTNFAFDDVVAASSSTRASSIYVRRKRKQVISRTVCVSKRARIASPQLLDEDHMDYYRNMLNESQFWSDENQLLNIKQAIFTTEQYISITEKLTVAEFDIAEVVGNDGFGELGQMDEEALQQFLPVRNSLKRKSPEANESSELSVKKPTLTNISINSQNQHNLQELHLFDEIVDNAAPTAEVSTIYPTNFNSLKLNRRNSRKLKLKIDNYIKLSRGEIHKNRIKYYEDLANANTVHKKPKPVKQCFTLLNSFKQSILFPDVLKERVQLSSEQCESDCEYTLRAILDVDYNDALASNILNAVQLPQQLENSSQPPILTLDEPQDNLLLALELQPFSNNITNNNPVEHIKCAERNDFDSYSIMMDLLAIWRDNPDLKSIDADKFIKSFPDRFKAALAFSHLLSLSRDGFIRISKKLGTLEMDAIALGPDSLKLIENVSANNRI, from the exons atggCGCTGAAACACTATAACTTCAGTTTGCAAGAAAGTAATAAGTTGTTGCGACCATGTTGGATTGCCGGCCAATACAAATGGGCCACTACTCAATCTGCCAAGCATTTGGCACTGGATGAAATTAGATCCGCAAACGTTGTCAACTGTTG caaacaaattaagGACATAATAGAACACAATCAGAACAGTGatgatgaaaatgaattatgcAAAAGAAGTGTGGCTTTCTCCGACATTGCTCGCCTTACTATTGGTGTCAGCTTCATATACAACCATCAGGTGTCCTCACTACTGA ACGACACCAAACGTTTGCTAAATCAAATCAAGGGCACCAACTTTGCATTCGACGATGTCGTAGCGGCTTCCTCTTCGACACGTGCTTCTTCGATTTACGTGAGGCGTAAACGCAAGCAAGTGATCTCTAGAACCGTCTGTGTGTCGAAACGTGCCAGAATCGCGAGTCCACAGCTATTGGACGAAGATCATATGGACTACTATAGAAATATGCTAAATGAATCGCAATTTTGGTCCGACGAGAATCAACTGCTTAACATTAAGCAA GCTATTTTTACAACCGAGCAATATATTAGCATCACTGAAAAACTGACAGTAGCTGAGTTCGATATCGCAGAAGTCGTGGGGAATGATGGCTTTGGCGAACTTGGTCAGATGGATGAGGAAGCGCTTCAACAGTTTCTACCAGTTAGAAATTCAT TGAAACGCAAATCTCCCGAAGCTAATGAATCATCAGAGTTAAGTGTCAAAAAACCtacattaacaaatatttctatCAATTCGCAAAATCAGCATAATCTGCAAGAACTCCATCTTTTTGATGAGATTGTGGACAATGCAGCACCAACAGCTGAGGTATCAACTATTTATCCAACTAactttaattcattaaaattaaatcggCGAAATTCacgtaaattaaaattaaaaattgataacTATATTAAACTTTCGCGTGGGGAAATCCATAAGaatcgaataaaatattacGAAGATTTAGCTAATGCAAATACAGTgcataaaaaaccaaaacctgTAAAGCAATGCTTTACGTTGCTAAATAGCTTTAAACAGAG TATCCTTTTTCCAGATGTATTGAAAGAACGAGTCCAGTTGAGCAGTGAACAATGTGAATCGGACTGCGAATACACACTTCGAGCAATACTTGATGTCGATTACAACGATGCCTTAGCCAGCAACATTTTAAACGCTGTTCAATTACCACAACAATTAGAGAATTCTTCTCAACCGCCGATATTAACGTTAGATGAACCACAGGACAATTTACTACTTGCCCTGGAGTTGCAGCCGTTTAGCAACAACATCACTAATAATAACCCAGTCGAGCACATTAAGTGTGCTGAGCGTAATGATTTCG ATTCATACAGCATTATGATGGATTTGCTAGCGATATGGCGTGATAATCCGGATCTAAAGTCAATTGATGCTGACAAGTTTATCAAATCATTTCCAGACCGTTTTAAAGCCGCACTAGCTTTTAGTCATTTGTTAT CTCTTTCACGCGATGGCTTCATTCGGATCTCAAAAAAATTGGGAACACTTGAAATGGATGCCATTGCCTTGGGCCCAGATTCCTTAAAGCTCATCGAAAATGTTTCGGCAAATAATCGTATTTAA
- the LOC133835064 gene encoding zinc finger and SCAN domain-containing protein 21, with product MDFNVHKICRVCLEEGAPNPLTSIYSTDFAMMPSQMLMMCSKIRVYKTDGLPVGICNNCLYRLGVAYHFQQECENSDMRLRQYLGLHESWRHDAATNTEFVANEIKPMPQANHPLNSSDDEDVGADAIKRGKRRSRYQRKPPESHKKRGPKPVPKLPHTCYVATCHKSFKCAAQLTQHIRTHTGEKPYACSYCAQRFAQKHNLKVHERTHTGNKPFQCEICSKQFSALGNFQAHQKIHSGVRDQICSLCQKAFYTAGDLSKHMITHTGIKNHHCDVCGKSFSRRRDMRAHKLKLHPLDAGTEQDIVDDDDDEAIDTDPVGLDTALEHALFKCPDCDKAYNTAESLSLHFRSHAAHNNLLNLPLPPPAPPPPMTHHYHPHHHPAATPSATAAAAMHHHDALQLHHLAPPNAATHQMGMAAMAHMLAPPPPPPPTPSESRYTMLHHTAAQRLHY from the exons ATGGATTTTAATGTGCACAAAATATGTCGCGTCTGCTTAGAGGAAGGGGCACCGAACCCATTAACTTCCATTTACAGCACCGATTTCGCCATGATGCCCTCACAGATGCTGATGATGTGCTCCAAAATCCGT GTTTATAAGACTGACGGTTTGCCAGTGGGCATTTGCAACAACTGTCTGTATCGGCTGGGTGTCGCCTATCATTTTCAGCAGGAGTGCGAAAATAGTGATATGAGACTCCGTCAATATCTGGGATTACACGAGTCCTGGCGTCACGATGCGGCCACTAACACTGAATTCGTGGCCAACGAGATTAAGCCAATGCCGCAAGCCAATCATCCGCTCAACTCCAGTGACGACGAAGACGTCGGAGCCGATGCAATAAAACGCGGCAAGCGTCGATCGCGCTACCAACGCAAACCGCCCGAAAGTCACAAGAAACGCGGTCCAAAGCCGGTACCAAAACTGCCACACACCTGCTATGTCGCTACCTGCCACAAGAGCTTCAAGTGTGCCGCCCAGCTCACGcaacacattcgcacacataccGGTGAGAAGCCCTACGCCTGCAGCTATTGTGCTCAGCGTTTTGCCCAGAAACACAATCTTAAGGTACACGAGCGAACGCACACCGGAAACAAGCCATTCCAGTGTGAGATCTGCTCCAAGCAGTTCTCAGCGCTGGGCAACTTTCAGGCACATCAGAAGATACACAGCGGCGTGCGTGATCAAATCTGTTCGCTGTGCCAGAAGGCATTTTACACGGCTGGTGATCTGTCGAAGCACATGATTACGCACACCGGGATTAAGAATCATCATTGCGATGTGTGCGGGAAATCGTTTAGCAGGCGTCGCGACATGCGTGCTCACAAACTCAAGTTGCATCCACTGGATGCGGGCACTGAGCAAGACATCGtggatgacgatgatgacgaggCCATCGACACTGATCCTGTGGGTCTTGATACAGCATTAGAGCATGCCCTCTTCAAGTGCCCCGACTGCGACAAGGCCTACAACACAGCGGAGAGCTTAAGTCTACACTTTCGCAGCCATGCAGCTCACAATAATCTGCTGAATTTACCGTTGCCACCGCCTGCACCGCCACCTCCCATGACCCATCATTATCATCCGCATCATCATCCCGCGGCAACGCCTTCagccactgcagcagcagctatgCATCATCACGATGCACTGCAGCTGCACCATCTGGCACCTCCAAACGCGGCCACCCATCAAATGGGCATGGCTGCCATGGCGCACATGCTTGctccgccgccgcctcctccACCGACGCCCAGTGAGAGTCGCTACACAATGCTGCATCACACGGCGGCGCAACGCTTGCactattaa
- the LOC133835062 gene encoding probable cytochrome P450 303a1 — protein MFYSVIFFATIVLLFLLSGVRKPQKFPPGPRWYPIVGSALQISQLRMRLGMFCKVIDELARRYVNAYGYYGLKIGKDKVVIAYTNEAISEMMTNEDIDGRPDGIFYRLRTFNSRLGVLLTDGEMWVEQRRFILRHLKNFGFARSGMVDIVHNEASCLLQDLRTRLAAAGGKQARIEMHDLTSVYVLNTLWCMLSGRRYEPGSPEITELLETFFELFKNIDMVGALFSHFPLLRFIAPDYSGYNGFVQSHRALYAFMGKEIELHRSTYRNYDEPRDLMDSYLRAQESSDSVMFSDESLLAICLDMFLAGSETTNKSLGFCFMHLIRQPEIQERAYAEIKEVVGLERIPEWSDRTKLPYCEAITMEAVRMFMLHTFGIPHRAVCDTRLSGYEIPKDTMVIACFRGMLINPADFPEPESFDPTRYLVGGQIKLPEAFNPFGFGRHRCMGDLLGRQNLFMFTTTLLQHFKLVAIPGQMPEEVPLEGATAAVKPYDALLVPRVS, from the exons atgttttactCGGTGATCTTCTTTGCCACAATTGTGCTGCTCTTTTTGCTGAGCGGCGTGCGCAAGCCGCAAAAGTTTCCACCAG GACCCAGATGGTACCCCATTGTGGGCAGCGCCTTGCAGATCTCGCAGCTGCGCATGCGCCTCGGAATGTTCTGCAAGGTGATCGATGAGCTGGCGCGACGCTATGTCAATGCCTATGGCTACTACGGACTAAAGATTGGCAAGGACAAAGTGGTGATTGCATATACCAACGAGGCCATCAGCGAGATGATGACGAATGAGGACATTGACGGTCGTCCGGATGGCATCTTCTATCGCCTGCGCACCTTTAACTCGAGGCTGGGCGTGCTCCTGACCGATGGCGAGATGTGGGTGGAGCAGCGACGCTTCATCTTGCGGCATCTGAAGAATTTTGGCTTTGCACGCAGCGGCATGGTGGACATTGTGCACAACGAGGCCAGCTGTTTGTTGCAGGATTTGCGTACTCGCCTTGCCGCAGCTGGTGGCAAGCAGGCGCGGATTGAGATGCATGATCTGACCAGTGTTTATGTACTGAACACTCTCTGGTGCATGCTCAGCGGACGTCGTTATGAACCCGGCTCGCCGGAAATCACCGAGTTGCTGGAGACATTCTTTGAGCTGTTCAAGAACATTGACATGGTCGGTGCACTCTTCAGTCATTTTCCCTTGCTGCGCTTCATAGCGCCCGATTACTCGGGTTACAACGGCTTCGTGCAGAGTCACCGAGCTTTGTATGCCTTTATGGGCAAGGAGATTGAGCTGCATCGTAGCACGTATCGCAATTATGATGAGCCGCGTGATCTGATGGACAGCTATTTGAGGGCCCAGGAGAGCAGCGATAGCGTCATGTTTAGCGACGAGAGTCTGCTGGCCATTTGCCTGGACATGTTTCTCGCCGGCTCGGAGACAACGAACAAGAGTTTGGGTTTCTGTTTTATGCATTTGATACGTCAACCCGAGATACAGGAGCGCGCCTACGCCGAGATCAAGGAAGTGGTTGGCTTAGAACGCATACCCGAGTGGTCGGATCGTACCAAATTACCGTATTGCGAGGCCATTACCATGGAGGCGGTACGCATGTTCATGCTGCACACCTTTGGCATTCCACATCGTGCCGTCTGCGACACGCGGCTGAGTGGCTACGAGATACCCAAGGATACTATGGTGATTGCCTGCTTTCGTGGCATGCTCATTAATCCGGCAGATTTCCCCGAGCCCGAGTCATTTGATCCGACACGCTATTTGGTTGGTGGACAAATTAAGTTGCCAGAGGCTTTTAATCCCTTCGGCTTTGGGCGTCACCGTTGCATGGGGGATCTGCTGGGACGGCAGAATTTGTTCATGTTTACCACCACGTTGTTGCAGCACTTCAAACTGGTTGCCATTCCCGGCCAGATGCCCGAGGAAGTGCCTCTGGAAGGCGCCACGGCGGCAGTGAAACCATATGATGCTCTGCTAGTGCCCAGAGTAAGCTAA
- the LOC133835075 gene encoding glia maturation factor beta, whose product MGDNKICDISNEVLEELKKFRFRKSQTNSALILKVDREKQLVVLDELIDDISVEELQDSLPGHQPRYVIYTYKMVHDDQRISYPMCFIFYTPRDSQIGLQMMYACTKSALQREVDLTRVYEIRELDELTEEWLREKLK is encoded by the exons ATG GGTGATAACAAAATATGCGACATTAGCAATGAAGTGCTGGAGGAACTGAAGAAATTTCGCTTTCGCAAGAGTCAAACCAACTCGGCGttaatat TAAAAGTAGACAGGGAGAAACAATTGGTGGTGCTGGACGAACTAATTGATGATATATCCGTCGAGGAGTTGCAGGACTCCTTGCCAGGACATCAGCCACGTTATGtgatatacacatataaaatGGTGCACGATGATCAACGCATTTCGTATCCAATGTGTTTCATTTTCTACACGCCGCGCGACAGTCAAATCGGTCTGCAAATGATGTACGCCTGCACGAAAAGCGCCCTCCAGCGGGAGGTGGACTTAACTCGCGTCTACGAGATACGCGAACTCGATGAATTGACCGAAGAGTGGCTACGAGAGAAGCTTAAATAG
- the LOC133835072 gene encoding LOW QUALITY PROTEIN: BOS complex subunit TMEM147 (The sequence of the model RefSeq protein was modified relative to this genomic sequence to represent the inferred CDS: deleted 1 base in 1 codon) — MTLYHFGNCVALLMPYYFTYKYSGLSEYGAFWKCVQAGCIYIFTQLCKMLVLATFFYSDNSSNSGEFNFFAEILRCSVDMADLLGFALILSRIPGKGHSKLITAGLGWATAEVILSRGIMLWVGARGTEFSWIYIKKCLESNVLLVQHLTTATLIWLFTRHDLNKALKPLVSILLAVTIFKGVWLEGLLHILSIGPWSAIAFKALVAGIIGFCSLNIYAGLAQQIGI; from the exons ATGACGCTCTATCACTTTGGCAATTGTGTGGCGCTATTAATGCCCTATTACTTTACCTACAAATACTCTGGCTT ATCTGAATATGGTGCATTCTGGAAGTGCGTGCAGGCAGgatgcatttatatatttacacaaCTCTGTAAAATGCTAGTTTTAGCCACATTCTTTTACTCGGATAATTCTTCCAATAGCGGGGAGTTTAACTTCTTTGCG GAAATACTGCGTTGCAGTGTGGATATGGCGGATCTTCTCggctttgctttaattttaagcCGTATTCCCGGCAAAGGCCATTCTAAGCTGATTACCGCTGGATTGGGAT GGGCAACCGCAGAGGTAATATTGTCGCGTGGCATCATGCTTTGGGTTGGTGCTCGTGGCACCGAATTCAGCTGGatatacatt aaaaaatGCTTGGAGTCTAATGTACTGCTAGTGCAGCACTTAACCACTGCCACCTTGATTTGGTTGTTCACTCGGCACGATCTCAACAAGGCATTAAAACCGCTGGTTTCCATTCTTCTGGCGGTTACCATCTTTAAGGGCGTCTGGTTGGAGGGTCTGTTACACATTCTCAGCATTGGACCGTGGTCAGCGATTGCGTTCAAGGCGCTAGTTGCCGGCATCATTGGATTCTGTTCACTGAATATTTACGCAGGCCTCGCCCAGCAAATTGGCATTTAA
- the LOC133835068 gene encoding ubiA prenyltransferase domain-containing protein 1 homolog, with amino-acid sequence MATSQEQQQQQVASATGATTTSATTTPLLRQRQANGGNSHETALNGKAATTINDYNSGTFMKLKTYLLALRPWSLSASLVPTLLGSALAYRSQWSADFSLVTFFLTAFTVVTVHCAGNVVNTYFDFIKGIDKQKADDRTLVDHILTKDEVVSLGAILYLAGCGGFVLLAVLSPAKMEHLALIYFGGLSSSFLYTGGIGFKYIALGDLVILVLFGPISVLFAFMSQTGHVDWTTMGYAIPLALNTEAILHSNNTRDAESDGKAGIVTLAILIGRTASHVLYAMLLFTPYSLFFIFGLKYSLWFLLPLITLPQAFQIEKRFRDEQTMHVVPKQTAKLNFFFGILYIIACCCAQQLPTFVWRKH; translated from the exons ATGGCAACAAgtcaagagcagcaacagcagcaagttgCATCAGCCACAGGGGCAActacaacatcagcaacaacaactccacTGCTAAGACAACGACAGGCAAATGGCGGTAACAGTCACGAGACGGCTTTAAAtggcaaagcagcaacaacaattaacgACTACAATTCCGGTACTTTTATGAAGCTGAAAACCTACTTGCTGGCGCTGCGTCCTTGGTCGCTGTCCGCCAGCTTGGTGCCCACATTGCTGGGCTCTGCGTTGGCTTACCGCTCGCAGTGGTCAGCGGACTTCTCGCTGGTCACGTTCTTTCTCACAGCATTCACAGTGGTCACCGTGCACTGTGCTGGGAATGTGGTCAATACTTACTTTGATTTTATCAAAGGCATCGACAAACAAAAGGCTGACGATCGCACACTGGTCGATCACATACTCACAAAGGATGAG GTGGTTTCACTTGGCGCTATTTTATATTTGGCTGGCTGCGGTGGCTTTGTGCTTCTCGCCGTACTAAGTCCAGCTAAAATGGAACATTtggctttaatttattttggcGGTCTATCATCGAGCTTCCTTTACACCGGCGGCATTGGTTTCAAATACATTGCACTCGGAGATCTGGTCATTTTGGTGCTTTTTGGTCCCATTTCCGTGCTGTTTGCTTTCATGTCGCAAACGGGTCATGTGGACTGGACTACAATGGGCTATGCCATTCCACTCGCTCTCAACACGGAAGCAATACTGCATAGCAATAATACACGCGATGCGGAAAGTGATGGCAAGGCGGGCATTGTGACGCTGGCCATACTCATTGGGCGCACTGCATCGCATGTGCTGTATGCGATGTTGCTATTCACACCTTACTCACTGTTCTTCATCTTTGGACTGAAGTATTCGCTTTGGTTCCTGCTGCCGTTGATAACTCTGCCGCAGGCATTTCAAATCGAAAAACGTTTCCGGGATGAGCAGACGATGCATGTGGTGCCCAAGCAGACGGCGAAGCTGAACTTTTTCTTTGGCATCCTCTACATCATTGCCTGCTGTTGTGCCCAACAGTTGCCGACGTTTGTTTGGCGCAAGCATTAA
- the LOC133835074 gene encoding protein cornichon, translated as MAFNFTAFTYIVALIGDAFLIFFAIFHVIAFDELKTDYKNPIDQCNSLNPLVLPEYLLHIFINLLFLFCGEWFSLCINIPLIAYHIWRYKNRPVMSGPGLYDPTTVLKTDTLSRNMREGWIKLAVYLISFFYYIYGMVYSLIST; from the exons ATGGCCTTCAACTTTACCGCATTCACTTATATTGTGGCGCTAATCGGTGATGcattcttaatatttttcgCAATATTTCATGTCATTGCGTTCGATGAACTGAAAACAGATTACAAAAATCCAATTGATCAGTGTAACAGTCTAAATCCG CTGGTTCTACCGGAATATTTGTTACacatattcattaatttgttattcctCTTCTGCGGAGAATGGTTCTCGCTATGCATCAATATACCTCTGATAGCCTATCACATTTGGCG GTACAAAAATCGCCCTGTTATGTCCGGTCCGGGTCTGTATGATCCCACCACGGTGCTGAAGACGGATACGTTATCTCGTAACATGCGAGAAGGTTGGATTAAGTTGGCTGTCTACCTGATTAGTTTCTTCTACTACATCTATGG CATGGTCTATTCGCTCATCTCAACATAG
- the LOC133835061 gene encoding cell division cycle protein 20 homolog encodes MSQFNFVSDLQNALVMDGDTRGPAPRWKKKLEASMNGSANTTRSVLSVSYNTSFSGVQASTKTPGKNSEAKAKKSMTTPSKTPGGGDRFIPNRAATNFELAHYLVKKDEKSDEENDEQATGSNNDNNVQASAPKSDHQKLITEAAQVSGDNAKSGRILCYQNKAPAAPESHTNPLKVVYSLKTPISTKSGSRYIPTTSERILDAPDFINDYYLNLMDWSGDNIVAVALGNCVYLWNAATGNIEQLNEYEEGDYACALSWIQEGQILAIGNSTGAVELWDCSKVKRLRVMDGHGARVGSLAWNSYLVSSGSRDGTIIHHDVRSREHKLSSLNGHAQEVCGLKWSTDFKYLASGGNDNLVNVWSLGSSGVGTAQEPLHKFTEHQAAVRALAWCPWQTNTLASGGGTADRCIKFWNVHNGSLIKSVDSKSQVCSLLFSRHYKELISAHGFANNQLTIWKYPTMVKQADLTGHTSRVLQMAMSPDGSTVISAGADETLRLWNCFAPDPMAAKKVASVNSNAKKSVFRQSLR; translated from the exons ATGTCGCAATTTAACTTTGTGAGTGACCTGCAAAATGCCCTAGTGATGGACGGGGACACGCGTGGTCCTGCGCCCCGCTGGAAGAAGAAGCTGGAGGCGTCCATGAATGGAAGTGCAAACACCACACGTTCTGTGCTCTCCGTCTCCTATAACACTAGTTTCTCCGGTGTCCAGGCTTCGACAAAGACGCCCGGCAAGAACTCTgaagccaaagcaaagaaatCCATGACAACGCCTTCCAAGACACCGGGAGGCGGCGATCGTTTCATTCCAAATCGAGCGGCAACTAACTTTGAACTCGCGCACTATTTG GTGAAAAAGGATGAAAAGTCAGACGAGGAGAACGATGAGCAAGCCAcgggcagcaacaacgataacaatgTACAGGCATCGGCGCCCAAGAGTGATCACCAGAAGCTTATTACAGAAGCAGCGCAAGTGAGTGGAGACAACGCCAAGAGTGGACGCATTTTGTGCTATCAGAACAAAGCACCTGCTGCGCCTGAATCGCACACGAATCCGCTAAAGGTTGTCTATTCTCTGAAGACGCCCATATCGACCAAAAGCGGATCACGTTACATTCCAACCACCTCGGAGCGCATACTTGATGCTCCCGATTTTATCAACGACTACT ATCTCAATCTGATGGACTGGAGTGGCGATAATATTGTGGCCGTCGCTTTGGGTAATTGTGTATATCTGTGGAATGCTGCCACTGGAAATATAGAGCAGCTCAACGAGTACGAGGAGGGCGACTACGCATGTGCGCTCTCCTGGATCCAAGAAGGTCAAATATTGGCTATTGGCAACAGCACTGGCGCCGTCGAGTTGTGGGACTGCTCCAAAGTAAAGCGTCTACGTGTGATGGACGGTCATGGTGCTCGAGTTGGCTCCTTGGCATGGAATTCGTATCTAGTGTCGTCGGGCAGCCGTGACGGCACCATTATCCATCATGATGTGCGCTCACGAGAACACAAACTATCCTCATTGAATGGCCATGCCCAGGAAGTGTGCGGGCTTAAGTGGTCCACCGACTTCAAATATTTGGCCAGTGGTGGCAACGATAATTTGGTTAATGTCTGGTCGCTGGGCAGCAGTGGAGTGGGCACTGCACAGGAACCGCTTCACAAATTCACGGAGCATCAGGCGGCTGTGCGCGCTTTAGCCTGGTGTCCCTGGCAGACGAATACTCTCGCTTCGGGAGGTGGCACTGCGGATCGTTGCATTAAGTTCTGGAATGTGCACAATGGTTCGCTTATTAAGTCGGTGGACTCCAAATCGCAAGTGTGTTCGCTGCTCTTCTCGCGCCACTACAAGGAGTTGATCTCGGCACACGGGTTTGCCAACAATCAACTAACCATCTGGAAGTATCCAACGATGGTGAAGCAGGCGGATCTAACCGGACACACGTCGCGTGTGCTGCAAATGGCCATGTCCCCGGATGGCAGCACAGTGATTAGTGCTGGCGCGGATGAAACGCTGCGTCTATGGAATTGCTTTGCACCCGATCCAATGGCGGCCAAGAAGGTGGCCAGTGTGAATAGCAATGCCAAGAAGAGCGTTTTCCGTCAGAGTCTGCGTTAG
- the LOC133835063 gene encoding syntaxin-5, producing the protein MQTRRRHQQTDQEYTSSYSSVPQPPLVQQQQQQQQHSTLIQPGLQQQFVQPTLEAAIHIGEAQQFAADVDADDKYNKAARGQWNLFSGISSRSGQALRSFIQQPLSAAAAVVTGNHPQLQSQQGDNNNFDNFGVQPEGELDLDLEPQQEVFIMAARDRTGEFANAIRSLQSRNITRAVNIRDPRKAKQVQSYSEFMMVARFIGKNIASTYAKLEKLTMLAKKKTLFDDRPQEIQELTYIIKGDLNALNQQIARLQDISKDQRRTSNGKHLVSHSSNMVLALQSKLASMSTDFKQILEVRTENLKHQKTRRDQFSQGPGPLAAHTVSPSTAKQGSLLLSEENQAVSIDMSDTSPLLGPTPAHLQQQQQLAIYDESDTYVQQRAETMQNIESTIVELGGIFQQLAHMVKEQEEIVERIDTNVADAELNIEAAHGEILKYFQSVSKNRWLMIKIFGVLIFFFLFFVVFMS; encoded by the exons ATGCAAACTCGACGTCGCCATCAGCAAACGGACCAGGAATACACCAGCAGTTACAGCAGTGTTCCACAACCTCCTttggtgcagcagcagcagcagcaacaacaacattcaacGCTAATCCAACCAgggctgcagcagcaattcgTGCAGCCAACTCTTGAGGCTGCCATACACATTGGCGAAGCGCAGCAATTTGCTGCCGACGTCGACGCAGACGACAAATACAACAAGGCAGCGCGTGGCCAGTGGAATCTCTTCAGTGGCATCTCGTCACGCTCGGGACAGGCGCTACGTTCGTTTATCCAGCAACCCCTGAgcgccgctgctgccgttgtcaCTGGCAATCATCCACAGCTACAGTCGCAGCAAGGCGACAACAATAACTTCGATAATTTTGGAGTACAGCCAGAGGGTGAACTTGATTTGGACTTGGAACCGCAGCAGGAAGTCTTCATAATGGCAGCCAGAGATCGCACGGGGGAATTTGCAAATGCGATACGTTCGCTACAGTCACGGAACATAACCAGAGCTGTCAATATAAGAGATCCCCGCAAGGCCAAACAGGTGCAAAGCTACTCCGAGTTCATGATGGTTGCACGTTTCATAGGCAAGAACATTGCCAGCACATATGCCAAGCTGGAGAAGTTGACCATGT TGGCCAAAAAGAAGACTCTTTTCGATGATCGACCACAAGAGATCCAAGAGTTGACGTACATCATTAAGGGCGATTTGAATGCCTTGAATCAACAGATTGCCCGATTGCAGGACATCTCCAAGGATCAACGACGCACCAGCAATGGCAAACATCTGGTCTCACATTCCTCTAACATGGTGCTTGCACTTCAATCCAAGCTGGCTAGCATGAGCACCGACTTCAAACAGATACTGGAAGTGCGCACCGAAAATCTCAAGCATCAGAAGACGCGTCGCGATCAATTCAGCCAAGGACCTGGGCCACTTGCTGCACACACCGTTTCACCGTCGACGGCGAAGCAGGGATCGCTGCTGCTCAGCGAGGAGAATCAAGCAGTCAGCATAGATATGAGCGACACCTCACCACTGCTTGGTCCAACGCCAGCacatttgcagcagcagcagcagttggccATCTACGATGAGTCCGACACATATGTGCAACAGCGAGCGGAAACGATGCAGAATATTGAATCGACCATTGTGGAACTGGGCGGCATCTTTCAGCAGCTGGCGCATATGGTCAAAGAGCAGGAGGAGATTGTTGAACGCATCGATACCAATGTGGCGGACGCGGAGCTGAATATTGAGGCGGCGCATGGCGAAATTCTCAAATACTTTCAGTCCGTTTCAAAGAATCGTTGGCTCATGATTAAGATTTTCGGTGTCttgatatttttctttctgttcTTTGTTGTCTTTATGTCATAA